A section of the Apostichopus japonicus isolate 1M-3 chromosome 1, ASM3797524v1, whole genome shotgun sequence genome encodes:
- the LOC139972063 gene encoding uncharacterized protein — MKIKMPMSWLHKQKKRKPTLWNEPSLISSWIRRKIPDPFAFNKDIVQPKSKYDNFAFEMEKEKLFTEISEKCKEEYFSNATRSRIVHEILDNDQITTFPGSSENEYDGVRSVVHQIMKKKRCTDADLRKIVHQIMKQKSCTVEDLRRSVHQIMEKKLCTDEDLRRIVHEILDKEQITTVSYYKHQMFTIFAFNDVTMKGIIH, encoded by the exons atgaaaataaaaatgcccATGAGTTGGCTACATAAACAGAAAAAACGTAAACCGACATTGTGGAATGAG CCATCGCTTATCTCGAGTTGGATTAGGAGAAAAATTCCAGACCCATTTGCATTCAACAAAGACATCGTCCAGCCAAAGAGCAAATATGATAATTTTGCTTTTgaaatggagaaagaaaaacT CTTTACTGAGATAAGTGAGAAATGCAAGGAAGAGTACTTCTCAAATGCTACACGGAGTAGGATT GTTCATGAAATTTTAGACAACGATCAAATTACGACT TTTCCTGGAAGTTCAGAGAATGAATATGACGGCGTACGCAGTGTT GTTCATCAAATCATGAAGAAAAAGCGCTGTACAGATGCAGACCTACGCAAGATT GTTCATCAAATTATGAAGCAAAAAAGCTGTACAGTTGAAGATCTACGCAGGAGT GTTCATCAAATTATGGAGAAAAAACTCTGTACAGATGAAGACCTACGCAGGATT GTTCATGAAATTTTAGACAAAGAACAAATTACCACTGTGAGTTACTATAAACATCAAATGTTTACCATTTTCGCATTTAATGATGTTACAATGAAAGGAATCATTCATTAG